In Halalkalicoccus subterraneus, the following proteins share a genomic window:
- a CDS encoding methionine synthase has protein sequence MSNREQFRRPDHDNETFIMTTVVGSYPKPKWLHRVRDLWEDEEASFDDEDWAEATDDAARVITDEHERAGLDVLVDGEVRRNEMVEFFAHRIDGYEFNGPVKVWGHNYFDKPSVTSEVSYDESWLVEEYEFAAGLTDRPVKVPITGPYTLANWSFNEAYDTEEELAYDLADLVNEEIEKLVDAGARYIQIDEPALATTPDDHAIVGECLERIAEEIHEDVYLGLHVCYGDYSRIYPEILEYPVDEYDLELANGDYEQLDVFKETEFTGNLALGVTDVHVAEVESVAEIKENIKKGLEVVPADRLTVSPDCGLKLLPREVAYGKMENMVQAVRELEAEIDRGEIEVTRTPASAD, from the coding sequence ATGAGCAATCGAGAACAGTTCCGCCGGCCGGACCACGACAACGAGACGTTCATCATGACGACCGTGGTGGGGAGCTACCCCAAACCCAAGTGGCTCCACCGGGTCCGGGACCTCTGGGAGGACGAGGAGGCGAGCTTCGACGACGAGGACTGGGCGGAGGCGACCGACGACGCCGCCCGGGTCATCACCGATGAACACGAGCGAGCAGGCCTGGACGTGCTCGTCGACGGCGAGGTCCGGAGAAACGAGATGGTCGAGTTCTTCGCCCACCGGATCGACGGCTACGAATTTAATGGACCTGTCAAGGTCTGGGGACACAACTACTTCGACAAACCCTCCGTGACCAGCGAGGTCAGCTACGACGAGAGCTGGTTAGTAGAGGAGTACGAGTTCGCCGCCGGTCTGACCGACCGCCCGGTCAAGGTCCCGATCACGGGGCCCTACACGCTCGCGAACTGGTCGTTCAACGAGGCCTATGACACCGAGGAGGAACTGGCCTACGACCTGGCCGACCTCGTCAACGAGGAGATCGAGAAGCTCGTCGATGCGGGCGCGCGCTACATCCAGATCGACGAGCCCGCACTGGCGACTACGCCCGACGACCACGCGATCGTCGGCGAGTGTCTCGAACGCATCGCCGAGGAGATCCACGAGGACGTCTATCTCGGGCTGCACGTCTGTTACGGCGATTACTCCAGAATCTACCCCGAGATCCTCGAATATCCGGTCGACGAGTACGACCTGGAACTCGCGAACGGTGATTACGAACAGCTCGACGTGTTCAAGGAGACTGAGTTCACGGGCAACCTCGCGCTTGGCGTCACGGACGTCCACGTCGCCGAGGTCGAGTCGGTCGCCGAGATCAAGGAGAACATCAAGAAGGGGCTCGAAGTCGTACCTGCGGATCGGCTGACTGTTTCGCCGGACTGCGGACTGAAGCTCCTGCCCCGCGAGGTGGCCTACGGCAAGATGGAGAACATGGTGCAGGCCGTCCGCGAACTCGAAGCCGAGATCGACCGCGGCGAGATCGAGGTCACGCGCACGCCCGCGAGCGCTGACTGA
- a CDS encoding HemK2/MTQ2 family protein methyltransferase: MSRDLADRRGIETEVYGAAEDSELLAGAAARIVEPNWAVLDCGTGSGHVGARIAETGARVIASDLNPHACRRARERGLETVRGDLLAPFASNVFDAVAFNPPYLPTDPENEWDDWMEVALSGGQSGRAVIEPFLDEVGRVLAPSGIVLLLVSSLTDFDAVVAYANDRGFEASVVAEKSFPFEVLSILRLER; this comes from the coding sequence GTGAGCCGCGACCTCGCCGACCGCCGTGGGATCGAAACCGAGGTCTACGGGGCCGCCGAGGACTCGGAGCTGCTGGCCGGGGCCGCGGCTCGAATCGTCGAACCGAACTGGGCCGTACTCGACTGTGGCACCGGCTCGGGCCACGTCGGCGCGCGAATCGCGGAGACCGGCGCACGCGTGATCGCCTCGGACCTCAACCCCCACGCCTGCAGACGAGCCCGCGAGCGCGGCCTCGAAACGGTTCGAGGCGACCTGCTCGCTCCCTTCGCCTCGAACGTCTTCGACGCCGTGGCGTTCAACCCGCCCTACCTGCCGACCGACCCCGAAAACGAGTGGGACGACTGGATGGAGGTCGCGCTGTCCGGAGGCCAGTCGGGTCGGGCAGTGATCGAGCCGTTTCTGGACGAGGTGGGACGGGTTCTCGCACCCAGTGGGATCGTCCTGTTGCTCGTCAGCAGCCTCACGGATTTCGACGCGGTCGTGGCGTACGCCAACGACCGGGGGTTCGAGGCAAGCGTCGTCGCCGAGAAGTCGTTCCCCTTCGAGGTGCTGTCGATCCTCCGTCTGGAACGCTAA
- a CDS encoding 5-methyltetrahydropteroyltriglutamate--homocysteine methyltransferase → MTVVTTTPGLYPLPDWAKDSLSSLKGHQKHDLIGGDEGEAITATYDDVREEFVVDQHEAGLDLVTEGQARWDDMLAHPLAVHESVETRGIVRYYDNNNFYRDPVVTGELTASGDVARELESASEFTDSLQAVLPGPYSLADLASNEHYREGDFLDAIADFLAGEVEAFPSHETLFLLEPSLVENSPNDGEDERASEAISRVAAATDADVIVHTYWGALEEKVHAHLLDADIDAVGYDFVSDVEDNLYNIQEYGTKDSIALGLLDGQNTLVESPETISERIDWIGERLPAEEFETTYVTTNTELFYLPENKYKEKLAALGEVAAREEVTA, encoded by the coding sequence ATGACCGTAGTCACGACGACCCCGGGGCTGTACCCGCTTCCGGACTGGGCAAAGGACTCGCTTTCGAGTCTGAAGGGCCACCAGAAACACGATCTGATAGGCGGCGACGAGGGCGAGGCGATCACTGCGACCTACGACGACGTTCGCGAGGAGTTCGTTGTCGACCAGCACGAGGCCGGCCTCGACCTCGTCACCGAGGGGCAGGCTCGATGGGACGACATGCTTGCCCACCCGCTTGCGGTCCACGAGAGCGTCGAGACCCGCGGGATCGTCCGGTACTACGATAACAACAACTTCTACCGCGACCCCGTCGTGACCGGCGAACTGACCGCAAGTGGCGACGTCGCCCGCGAGCTCGAATCGGCCAGCGAGTTCACGGACTCGCTGCAAGCCGTGCTTCCGGGTCCGTACTCGCTTGCGGATCTGGCGAGCAACGAGCACTACCGGGAGGGCGATTTCCTCGACGCGATCGCGGACTTCCTCGCCGGCGAGGTCGAGGCGTTCCCGTCCCACGAGACGCTGTTCCTGCTCGAACCGTCGCTGGTCGAGAACTCACCGAACGACGGCGAGGACGAACGGGCAAGCGAGGCGATTTCCCGCGTGGCCGCGGCGACCGACGCCGATGTGATCGTCCACACCTACTGGGGGGCGCTCGAAGAGAAGGTTCACGCCCACCTGCTCGACGCCGACATCGACGCCGTGGGCTACGACTTCGTCAGCGACGTCGAGGACAATCTCTATAACATTCAGGAGTACGGCACCAAGGATTCGATCGCGCTGGGCCTGCTCGACGGCCAGAACACACTGGTAGAAAGCCCCGAGACGATTTCCGAACGGATCGACTGGATCGGCGAGCGCCTGCCCGCCGAGGAGTTCGAGACGACCTACGTGACCACCAACACCGAACTGTTCTACCTGCCCGAGAACAAGTACAAGGAGAAGCTCGCGGCACTGGGCGAGGTCGCGGCCCGTGAGGAGGTGACGGCATGA
- a CDS encoding DUF655 domain-containing protein codes for MSESDADHDGEAIVLDYLPHGRADDDRPGYQKPPLAFALDSEQFTLSELTLTDDSGIKIGDWLDIEDSPNGVERVRSIDYEALSSGARSELEYVIEDLIEDEEQRFVAIYNDAQPITLRLHQLNLLPGIGKKLRNTILDERKRQPFESFEEIDERVTGLHDPKGILAERILEELREDDLKYRLFVRGEV; via the coding sequence ATGAGCGAGAGCGACGCAGACCACGATGGGGAGGCGATCGTCCTCGATTATCTCCCCCACGGTCGCGCCGACGACGATCGGCCGGGCTACCAGAAACCGCCGCTCGCGTTCGCCCTCGACAGCGAACAGTTCACTCTCTCCGAACTCACCCTCACCGACGATTCGGGTATCAAGATCGGCGACTGGCTGGATATCGAGGACTCCCCGAACGGCGTCGAACGCGTCCGCTCGATTGACTACGAGGCCCTCTCGAGCGGCGCACGCTCCGAGCTCGAATACGTCATCGAGGACCTCATCGAGGACGAAGAACAACGGTTCGTCGCCATCTACAACGACGCCCAGCCGATCACCCTTCGCCTCCATCAGCTCAATTTGCTGCCCGGTATCGGGAAGAAGCTCAGAAACACGATCCTCGACGAGCGAAAGCGCCAGCCCTTCGAGAGCTTCGAGGAGATCGACGAGCGGGTCACAGGGCTTCACGACCCGAAGGGCATCCTCGCCGAGCGCATCCTTGAGGAGCTGCGCGAGGACGACCTCAAATACCGACTGTTCGTTCGCGGGGAGGTGTGA
- a CDS encoding 16S ribosomal RNA methyltransferase A produces the protein MRDPDGLLARAGVRGDPNADQHFLIDDRVLDRLPDYASEIDADCSHVLEIGAGPGALTDRLCRVADRVTAIERDPAFVSFLREEFAPEIDAGRVEIVEGDALEVSLPDFSASVSNLPYGVSSQIAFRLFPQNRPLVLMFQKEFAERMVAAPNTPEYGRLSVSAQHYADCEIVETVPKEAFSPSPAVESAVVRARPRSPEYTVADEAFFLRFVKALFTQRRKTLRNAIRNTGHISEISDPDAVVEAADEELMSRRAGTLAPAEFAALCELARERGAPSE, from the coding sequence ATGAGAGATCCGGACGGCCTGCTCGCTCGCGCCGGAGTTCGTGGCGATCCCAACGCGGATCAACACTTCCTGATCGACGACCGCGTGCTCGATCGCCTTCCCGACTACGCGAGCGAGATCGACGCCGACTGCTCGCACGTTCTCGAAATCGGTGCGGGTCCCGGCGCGCTGACCGACCGGCTCTGTCGGGTAGCCGATCGGGTCACCGCGATCGAGCGCGATCCCGCATTCGTCTCCTTTCTCCGCGAGGAGTTCGCCCCCGAGATCGACGCCGGACGAGTGGAGATCGTCGAGGGCGACGCGCTCGAGGTTTCGCTGCCCGACTTTTCGGCCAGCGTCTCGAACCTCCCGTACGGCGTCTCCAGCCAGATCGCCTTCCGGCTGTTTCCCCAGAACCGGCCGCTCGTACTGATGTTTCAAAAGGAGTTCGCAGAGCGGATGGTCGCAGCGCCGAACACCCCCGAATACGGTCGGCTGTCGGTATCGGCCCAGCACTACGCCGACTGCGAGATCGTCGAGACGGTCCCCAAAGAAGCGTTTTCCCCGTCGCCGGCCGTCGAGAGTGCGGTGGTTCGCGCCCGGCCCCGCTCGCCCGAGTACACCGTCGCCGACGAGGCGTTTTTCCTGCGGTTCGTCAAGGCGCTGTTCACCCAGCGGCGCAAAACCCTCAGAAACGCCATCCGCAACACGGGCCACATCTCCGAGATCTCGGATCCCGACGCCGTCGTTGAGGCCGCGGACGAGGAGTTGATGAGTCGACGTGCCGGGACGCTCGCGCCGGCGGAGTTCGCTGCGCTCTGTGAACTGGCACGAGAACGGGGGGCGCCGAGTGAGTAA
- a CDS encoding 50S ribosomal protein L21e, translated as MPSSNGPLNSTRKKLSNHPRERGTSPPQRAVASYEEGQRVHLKIDPSVAKGRFHPRFNGHTGVVAGKQGTAYKVEITDGGKRKTLIAKPAHLRAQE; from the coding sequence ATGCCGAGTTCAAACGGACCCCTCAACAGCACACGCAAGAAGCTCTCGAACCATCCACGCGAACGCGGGACCTCTCCGCCACAGCGCGCCGTCGCCAGCTACGAGGAGGGCCAGCGCGTCCACCTCAAGATCGACCCGAGCGTTGCCAAGGGACGCTTCCATCCCCGATTCAACGGCCACACCGGCGTCGTCGCCGGTAAACAGGGAACCGCCTACAAGGTCGAGATCACCGACGGCGGCAAGCGAAAGACACTGATCGCAAAGCCCGCCCACCTACGCGCCCAGGAATGA
- a CDS encoding RNA polymerase Rpb4 family protein: MTIFKEVVGEEFLTVSEAKTLLAEVEADRAADPDREMRYELARSIEHVNRFTVLSPEDARALVSDLAELEKVTEATAYKIADLLPRDRDELRSVYAQERYSLSGDELDEILNVVSQYA; this comes from the coding sequence ATGACGATCTTCAAGGAGGTCGTCGGCGAGGAGTTCCTCACTGTTTCCGAGGCCAAGACCCTGTTGGCCGAGGTCGAAGCCGATCGAGCCGCCGATCCGGACCGTGAGATGCGCTACGAGCTCGCGCGCTCGATCGAGCACGTCAACCGGTTTACGGTCCTCTCGCCGGAGGACGCCCGGGCGCTCGTCTCGGACCTCGCGGAACTCGAGAAAGTCACGGAGGCAACCGCCTACAAGATTGCGGATCTCCTGCCGCGGGACCGCGACGAGTTGCGATCCGTGTACGCCCAGGAGCGCTACTCGCTTTCGGGCGACGAACTCGACGAGATCCTGAACGTCGTCTCGCAGTACGCGTAG